The Candidatus Eremiobacteraceae bacterium genome segment GATGTCGTTCGATTGGCAGTACGGGAGCACCCGATGCTCGATGCTGCGCTCCTCGAGGTGATACAGCACCTGGTTGCAGGCCAGCGGATGACGGGTCAGCGCCGCGCGCGCCTCTTCCATATCGTCGACATCGAAATTGCTCACGCCGAGCGCCCGGATCAGGCCCTCGTCGACGAGGCGCTCGAAGGCGGACATCGTCTCTTCCAATGGGTGGCGCCCGCGCCAATGGAGCAGATAGACGTCGAGGTAGTCGGTGCGCAGCCGCTTCAGCGACCGGCGGCACGCCCGCAGCGTGCCGTCGTAGCTTGCGTTCTGCGGCAGGACCTTGGAGACGACGAATAGGTCTTTACGCGGTTTGCCGGCGATCGCATCGCCGACGATCTCCTCGGCGCGCCCGTCGCCGTACATCTCGGCGGTATCGATATGGGTCATGCCGAGCTCGATGCCCAACGCAAGCGCATTGACCGCCCCTGCGGCGCGCGCACCGGCGGCGTGCATCTGCCACGTCCCCTGGCCGATGACCGGAACGTTTGTTTTGAGCGGACCGAACGTGCTGGTGCGCAACGCGGTCGCGTTCTGCAAGCGAAAACCGGGGTCCCTGCGGAGGACCCCGGTTCGTTCGCGCTGCGTCAAAGCTGAGATTGCCCGGAGAGCCGGGCCCGATTCATTTGAACGTGTAGGTGAACGTGTTGGATTCGCCCGTGTCCACCTCGCGGAAGCTCTTGTAGACGAACGGGCATTTGTTCTGCGCGTTGTAGAGCGTGAACGGGTCATCGGGGTTGACGCACATCTTGTAGTCGCCGCCCCACTCCCACGAATTGTTGTCGTTCATCGCGTACACGTAGACGTACTTCACTTTGAGATCGCCGGCCATCGCCGTCTTGCACTGGCCGGGATCGAGCGACCACCAGCCCTCGGAGATGAAGTAGTCGTACTCCGCCGAGTAGTAGGCGACCGCCGAGCTGATGTGCTCCTTATAATCATTGCAGACCTTGAAGCTCGCTTGCGCGGGCACCGGGTGCAGCGCTGCGGCCACCGTCAATGCCAGCGCGGCCGCGAAGAACAGCGCGTATTTCCTCATCGAGCAGCCTCTCCTTTACTGCGTGCTAGCCGTACGACCAGCGTACCCGACCGCTTGTTACACCGCGGCGAGAGTGCCGACCCGGCTCGCCAGCGAAGCGGACGTTCACGATATGGACGCTGCAACGCAACGGCCCTCTGCGGTTGGAACGATCGCACGCTTCGGTGCGGTCGCCCTGCTCGCTAGTTGGGTTATCGGCATGTCGTTGGCGAATCTCGCCTACCTGGTACACCCGCCCGGGACGTTTGGTATGCGTGCCGACTACGACGGTCGCATCAAAGGCGTCACCGCTGACTTGCCTGCCGCCCGAGCGGGCTTGCTGCAGGGCGACCTTATCGACCTCCATCTCACCTCGAAGGAGGCTCGCAACCTTGTGCTGCCGGCCAAGTCGAACGTCCCGGTCGGGACCACCATCACGCTGTGGATCGCGCGCGCCTCAGGGCCGAGCGCGATCGCGCTGACGTCCGCGCCGCTGGCATACCCCCGGCCGTATCAGCTGGCCCTCGTCTTGCGCCGCCTCGCGACTCTGGCGTTTCTTGTCATCGGTGCGTCGCTCGTGCTGTTGCGGCCAGGACCGGCGACGTGGGGCTTCTATCTCTTCTGCGTCGGCTTGAATCCGCAGACGTTCTTCGTCAGCCTGTCGCGCTATCCGTCGGCGGCGTCGAACATAGCGACAACCGTGCTCGACGACATCTTCATCAGCGGCGGCGTGGTCGGTCTGCTGATGTTCGGCTTGCATTTTGCCAACGATGACAGGGAGGGGTGGCGCCGCTGGCTGGAGCGGAGCATCCCGTACCTCTTCGTCGTCTGTGCGGCGCTGACGGTGTACCCCGACTACGCGAACCTCGCGCTCGGTCTGAAAGCCGAGACCGTGCAGACCTTGAGCTTAGCGCTGCGCGGCGCGATCCTCGCGCTGGCTGTGGCCGCGCTGCTGGATACGTATGCAAGGTCGCCAGGCGAGGTCCGTCAGCGCATCATATGGGTGGTCATCGGGTTGCTGGCCGGCGTGGTCGGCATCTTCACGGCTGACGTGCTGGTCTACAGCAATGCGCCCTTCGAGGTTCCCGTCGTCGGGCAGTCGCTGCTGCTGCTGTTCAGCGTGGCGCTGCCGCTTGCAGTCGCCTATGCGGTCATCCGCCACCGGATGTTCGACGTGCGCTTTGTGATCAACCGCGCGTTGACATATGGCATCCTGACAGCGCTCATCGTGCTGATCTTCTCGCTTATCGATTACCTCGTCGGACAGGTCTTGCTCGCGAGCAAGCTCGCGACGGCGGTCGAAATCGTCGTCGCGGTGCTCCTCAGCTATTATCTAGCCGTTCTCGACAAGCGCTTGGAGAACTTCACCGAACGCGTCTTCTTCCGCCAGCGCCACGAGGCCGTAGAGCGACTGCGGCGCGTCGGCAAGGCGCTGCCCAACGCGAGCTCGATCGACACGGTCGACGACTTGCTGCAAAGCGAACCGGTCGGCGCTCTCACGCTCGCATCGGCCGCCGTGTTCCGCAAGGCCGACGATGGCGCGGGCTACGTCCGCCGATCGGCGACCGGCTGGGGCCCCGGCACTGCCTTGAAGCTCGACGACGAAGACCGTCTCGTGCTCGTGCTGGAGTCGGAGATGACGCCGGTGCGCATCTTCGATTTGCGTTGGCAGCGGCCTGACCTGCCATCGGATGCCGCCAGCCCAGTGCTCGCCGTGCCAGTCGTCATCCACAACGCGCTCGTCGCGGTGGCGCTCTATGGCGCGCACGCCAGCGGCGAGGATCTCGATCCCGACGAGGTCCGCGCGTTAGAAGGCTTGGCCGAGGGCGCGCGGGCCGGGTACGAACACGTGGCCGCCGAGCAGCTGCGGCAGGAGAACGAAGCGTTGGCGCGCGAGGTGGCGCAATTGCGCGCCGCCCTGGGGAGAAGCACATGAACGCCATCGTCATCAACGCGTACGGCGGTCCAGAAGCGCTCACGCACAAGGACATGCCGATCCCGACGCCGGGGCCGGACGAGGCGCTCGTGCGCATGACCGCGATCGGCGTCAACTTCATCGACATCTATCAGCGCATGGGCCTGTACCCCGGGACGCTGCCCTTCATCGCGGGCAACGAGGGTGCAGGACGGGTCGAAGCGATCGCACCGGGCACGTCCGGCGCGAGCGTCGGCGACCGCGTGGCGTTTTGGAACGTGCGCGGTGCGTACGCCGGTTACGTGGTCGCGCCGGTCGACAAACTCGTCAAGGTTCCGAATGATATCGACGATCAGACCGCAGCGGCGGTCCTGCTGCAAGGCATGACGGCGCACTACCTCACTCGTTCCACCTATGCGCTTCGAAAAGGCGACGCGGCGCTGGTGCACGCGGCGGCGGGAGGCGTCGGGCTGCTGCTCACGCAGATGGCCCACCGCATCGGGGCGCGCGTTTTCGGCACCGTCTCGACCGACGAGAAGGCCGCGCTCGCGCGCGAAGCCGGCGCGGACGAGGTCATCCTCTACACGCGCCAGGATTTCGAGACCGAGGTCAAACGCTTGACCTCCAACGCCGGCGTGCACGTCGTCTACGACTCGGTCGGGAAGACGACGTTCGAGAAAGGGTTAGACTGCCTGCGCCCGCGCGGGATGATGGTCAGTTATGGTCAGTCCAGCGGCAAAGCGCCGGCGATCGAGCCGCTGCGCTTGGTCAAGGGCTCGCTATTCTTGACCCGCCCGACGTTGGTCGATTATGTCGCGACGCCCGAGGAGCTGCGCACGCGAGCTGACGACGTGTTCGGCATGATCGAGCGCGGCGAACTGCACGTGCGCATCGGCCATGTCTACAAACTCGCGGACGCGGCGCAGGCGCACCGCGACCTCGAAGCACGCAAGACGACCGGCAAACTGATCCTCGTCCCCTAAGTCGTCAGATCGACCATTCCCACGTGTTCCAGAACGGCGTGACGGCGTGCGCCGGCTTGTAGTCGTGGAAGTCCGTGTTGATGACGTCCATGCGCCGTACGTACCAGATGATGATGAACGGCAATTCGCGCGTCATCTCCTCCTGCACGACCGCGTAGTCGGCTTTGCGCCGCGCCTGATCGTACGTCGTGAGCGCATCGGCCTCCGCGGCGTCGAGGCGCTTACTGCAGAAATGGTAGATGTTCCAGCCCGCGGGCGGCGCCATCGTGCAGGTCACCAATATCGACTCATCAGGATCGATTCCGTTGGCCCACTCCTCGTATGCGACGTCGTACTTCCCGCTCTGCTCGACGCCGCCGTTGGCGAGCGTCGCGTAGAGCTCATTTGACGGCCAATCCTTGATCTGGATGTCGACGCCGAGCGCGCGCCATTGCTGCTGGATCACGACCTGCGCTCCGCTCACCGTCGACGAACCGGTGAACCCGGTCATCTGCAGCTGCAGCGGTTTTCCCTCTTTGTAGCGCATGCCGTCGGCGCCACGCTTCCAGCCCGCGTCATCGAGCAGCGCGGCGGCGCGTGTGGGATCGTACGGATACTTCATGGCGTTGTCGTCGTGCGCCCAGAAAAAACTCGGCTGATCGGTGTCGCCCAGCGCGTCGATGCCGTGGCTGACCTTGTCGATGAGCTCCGTCCGGTCGGTGGCGTAGGCGAGGGCTTGGCGGACGCGCACGTCGTCCAGCGGCGGATGCGACGCGTTGATGCCGATGTCCGCGAACTGCGTGAACGGATAGATGATGACGCGCGTGCCGGGAATGCTGCGAAGGCTCGGCGCCAGCCCTTCGGTCGCGCGATAGTAGAAATCGATGCCGTGCGATTCCAGCAGCGTGAGGATGGTGTTGTCGTTGCCCACGATCTGCCACTCGATGCGTTTGAGCTTTGGCGGCCCGCGCCAGTACAGCGGGTTGGCTTCGAACGTGATGTGCGAACCGTGCACGAACTCCACCACGCGAAACGGCCCGGTGCCCACCGGCTGCCGGTTGAACGCCACGCGGGTCAAGTCGTGATACTTCGCGAGCAGGTGCTTGGGCAGCACCGCGACCGGGTTGTTGCTCATCGTGAAGAACATGTTGACGAACGGCGAGAAGCGGCGCTTGAGCCGCACGGCGATCGTGTAGCCGTCAAGTTTGTCGATGCGCGAGATATCGTCAAAACCAAGCCGGCTGATGACCGGGTTGTCCGGGTTAAGCTGCTGGGTCCAAGTGAAGATCACGTCGTCGGCGCCAAACGGCGCGCCGTCTTGCCACTTCACGCCGCGCCGCAGATGATACGTGATCGTCAGCCCGTCCTTCGAGACGCCGCCGTTGGCGAGCGTGGGGACCTCGGCCGCGAGTTCGGGCACCAGCTCGTTGCGATCGCTCCAGTTGAACAGGTAGCCGCCCCAGAACATCGACAGATCTTTGTCGATGACTTCGGTGCCGAGCATCGGATTGAGGTTGTCGGGCTCTTGCCGGCTGGCGATGCGCAGGGTGCCCGGAATCGTCCAGGCGTTCCCGGCGCCTGCGCGCGGTGCCACCGCCGTCTGGATCTTCGTGCAGCCTGCGAACGCCAAGACGATGACCAGCGCGGTCAAAGATCGCGCCACTACATTCCTAATGATGGTCCACCCGCTTGGCATCCGGGCGCGCGCGCATCTCGTCGACGAGCTCGACGACACCACGTGCAGCCGCGGCCAGCAAACGCTCTCCTTTTTGTGCGCTGGCCACGGTCGGGTCGCCCATCACGCCGCTCTCAGAAAGCGCGCTCCAGTGCTCCATCATCGCGAGCGGTCCGTCGCCCCCCACGAGATCGGTCCAGTAATTCACGGTCGGGCGGTGCGAGAGCTCGCGCACCGCTTTGGACATGTCGACCAGGTCGGGCCGCAGCGCGAGATAGATCGAGGTCTCGAACTCGCAGGCGTGGTTCATGCCGCCGATCTTGTCCGATTCGCGCAGGTCTTCGGCGACCTCGTGCACGCCGGGCGCGTTCCAGTAGTTGACCGCTGCTGCCAGCGCTCCAGTCTCTACCACCGTCAGGCGCGCGATGATGTCGACGAACGGCGTGTTGCTCCCGTGCCCGTTGACGATGAGGATGCGCGTGAAGCCGTGATGAGCCAGACTGCGGCACACGTCCACACCGTAGGCGATGAAGGTCTGCCAGCCGATCGTGATGGGTCCCGGGAAGTCCATGTGATGCGGTGTGTAGCCGTGATTGATGGCCGGCACGAGCACCGCGCGGTCGGCGCACGCGGCGACCGCGCGCTCGCAGACGGCGTTGCACAGCAGCAGATCGGTGTCGATGGGAAGATGGCGCCCGTGGTCCTCAAGGACGGCGACGGGCACGACCGCGACCTTGCGGGCGGCGGCCGCCTCCTTGACCTGAGGCCACGTCAAAGAGCCGTAGTGATATTCAATCGCCATAGGTTGGCCGGTTTGGGTCACGCAGCGCAGAATCCCTAGGCGCGGGACAAAATTGGTATTGACAAGCATTATTCGGCGACCTATACTCATATCGTACTAGTTCACTAGTATAACAGTAAATAAGAAAGGACACCCACCATGCTGTCGACCCAAACCAACGCCAACGGCGTCCAGACCATCGACGATATCAGCCACCCGTTCGTTCGCCTGCCCAACGCCAACACCAACAACGTGTTTCCAGGTTGGGGGCCGAGGATCTAAGTCCGATGCCAGCAATCTTCACGGTCGACCCGCGCAGCGGAGTGCCGATCTACCTCCAGATCGTGGAGCAGGTCAAGCGCTCCGTTGCGCTCGGTGTGCTCGCACCGCACGAGCAGCTGCCGACCGTCAAACAGCTCGCAGCTGATCTCATCGTCAATCCGAACACCGTCGCCCGCGCCTATCGAGAGCTCGAGCGCGACGGCGTGATCGAAACCATGGCCGGCCGGGGCTCGTTTATCGCCGGCACCGGTACCGTCGCCGGCGCGAAGCGCGCCGTCGCAGACGTCGCCGACCAGGCAATCGTGCAAGCCGTCCGCGAGGGCAAATCGATGGGCCTCGCGCGCGACGAGATGAAAGTTTTGTTCGAGCGAGCGCTCGACCGCTGGTATCCAACTCATGCGTCAGAGGAGAACGCAGCATCATGACAACCGAACATACCCCGATGATCTCCGTCCACGCGCTGAGCAAGCGCTATGGCCGGACGCTGGCCGTCGACGACGTGTCGTTTTCGATCAACCGGGGATCCATCTTCGGGTTGCTCGGCACGAACGGCGCCGGCAAGACGACGACCTTCAAGTGCGTGCTCGGCTTGGCGTTTCCGGACGCCGGCGAGGTGCGCTTCGACGGCGAGCGGCTGCGGCCCGAGCTGTTCGAGCGCATGTCGTACGTGCCCGAGACGAGCGCGTTGTACGGCTGGATGACCGGCCGCGAGCACCTCGAGATGACCAAGCGGTCCTTCCGCCGCTACGATGCGGCGCGCGCACAGATGCTGTTGGATCTGTTCGCCTTCGACGTGAAGAAGAAGGCAAAGCAGCTTTCCAAGGGCCAGCAGAGCGCGCTCGCGCTGACGATGGCATTCTCGATCCGGCCCGACATCCTGGTGCTCGACGAGCCGTCGAGCGGCTTGGATCCCGTCCACCAGCGCCACGTGCTCGATCTGATGATCGACGCGGCGGCCGGCGGCGCGACGATCCTGTTCAGCTCGCACCAGATCGGACAGGTCGAGCGCGCCGCGGACCACGTCGCGATCATGCACAAGGGCAAAGTGCTTCTGGCGGGCGACGTCGAGGAGCTGCGCGCCGGTGAAAAGGTCGTCGAAGCGACGTTCGACGGCGACGCCCCGGCGATCGCCGCGCTGGACGGCGATCCGCACGTGCGGCGCGTCATGCGCCAAGGACGCGTGTTGCGAGCATACATCCGCGACGGAGGCAACGGTGTGGCCAATCTGATCGATGCCGCAAAGCCGGCGAGCCTGCGCGTGCTCAATCAGAATCTCGAAGACATCTTCCTTGCGGCCGTCGGCGACGATTCCGGCGCCGCGATGGCCACGCTGAACCGGGAGAACTAGGATGTACTATAAAGAGATCGTGACCGTCAGCCGGGCCCTGATGTGGCTAGTGATCTCACTGGCCATGATCCTCGGCGCCGTCATCCTCGTCAGCGCCCTCTCGCCGCACGGTCACGTGAGCGTCCAGGCCGGCGATACGCCATCCTCGGGCGGTCCCACCAGCTTCGTAGCGCTGCTCGGAACGGCAGCGCTGCTCGCCGGCGGTATCATGGCGACGGTTCTCGGCGTGCCGCTCGCAAAAGAGAATGAAGGCCACCTCGAGCTCGCGTGGACCAAACCGTACTCCCGTACCCAGTACGCCACCGCGATCGCGCTCGTGGACTCGGCGGCCCTGATCATCTCAACATTGCTGGGCTTTGTCACCCTTGTGGCCATTCTCGACGTCGTGCATTCGCCCATCACGTGGGGCTTCAATACCGCGGTGTCCGTCAACATCGTGCGCTTCCTGCTGTTCCCGCTGGCCTGGTACGGTCTTTTGAATGCGTTGAGCGCGAGCGCCCGCGGCGGCGCGCGCGTACAGGGTCTCGTCTGGCTGATCGCCATCGTCCTTGTGGTCTTGTACGCCTTACCGCTGCCCGCCATCTGGCACGGCATCATGGTGGCGCTCAACGTCGTGAACCCGCTTATATACGTCCAGTACCACGAGGCGGAGTTCTCGCTGATGACTGGTGCCGGCTCGAACGGGTTATCGGGGCTCACCAGCGGCATCGCGCTCGCGGTGATCGCGATCGGCGGTTGGGCGCTCGCCGCTGCGCAATGGCGCCGGCTGCAGGCATAGGAGCGACGACATGTTCTACGTCGAGCTATTGCGCGTCCGAAACGGACTGATCGTCGCGGTCGCGGGGCTGATCGCCCTCGTGCTGGTGGGCTGGATCGGATTTGCCGCGGCGTGTCCTGAGTGCCGCCGGCTCAACGCGGCCGATCCGGCGACCGTGCTTGCCGTGATCGGTTACAGCGCCGCGATCCTCGCGGCGATCTTCGGCTCGGTCTTCGGCGCGAGTCTGTCGATCGAGAACGATGGACATCTTCCACTGACATGGACCAAACCGATCTCGCGCGGCGCGCAGGCGATCGGCATCCTGACCATCGATATCACAGCTGCACTCGCGGTCTTCGTGCTGTCGTGCGCGGCGGGGTGGTTGTTCGTGTCGCTGGTCGGCGAGCGGCCGTTACCCGTGCACGCTTCGTTTGACACCGTTGCCCTGCTCAAGCTCGCGCGGTTCGCGGCATTTCCTGTCGCGATGTTCGGCCTGACGCAGGCGCTCACCGCAGGCATCAAAGGCAGCTGGCAGGGCGCGGTCACCGGGCCGCTCTGGCCGGTCTGTCAAGGTCTGTTCGCCATCGGGCTGCTGCCGCTGACACCGCCGCTGCACAAGCTTTGGCAGATCGTCAACATCCCGAACCCGATCGCATACTTCCCGTTTTGGGAATTCGACGAACACATCTTCCACGTGTACCCATTCGGGTACGGCGTCGCAATCGACGCGCTCGCGCTGGCCGCGATCGCGTTCGTCGGCGTCACCATTGCGACGCTGCGCTGGCGGCGATTGGAGGCATAAGGGCATGCAACTCGCCGGCACCAAATTCGAGATGCGGCTCGGCCCGCTCGTGCTGCGCGTCGACTTCGCGCTTGAGGAGATCCCCGAAGACGATGGGGGCGCAACGCCCCCGCGCGTCGGCTAAGTTCTGATCAGTTTCATCTCTATGGTGTACGAATTGATGCTCTGTTGCGGGATGACCCGCAGCACCTCGCTGACATACACCGGCATCTTGATGCGCGGGTCGAAGAGGATCCCAGCCTTTTGATCGATGGTGGTGTACCGGCCGCCTTGCTGTTTCAGCGTGCCATCGGACTGGATCTGGACCAGCGGCGGCTGCTGGGGAATGGTGCCCTTGCCGGTTAGGGCATATGCGCAGTTCCAGGTGTAGACTTGTCCTGCAAACCCCATACCGGGACCCGGCGCGAAGGTCGCCCGAATGTTATAGGTCTGCTTCCAGCTCGAAGTCAGACTTGAGGTCAACGCGCTGAAATAGTTCTGCCCGAGAAGCGGAAGGATGGCAGCCTGAAGGATCGTCAACGCGTACGGAGGCTTCGCGCAGGTGACCGTGCCGTTCGCATAGACTTCGCAGGTCGAACTCTGCTTCGGCTGAACCGCGTTCCACCAGCTATCCGTCGCATTCACGGTCAGGCCGCCATCTTTTGCAACCCCGACGATATCGATCGTGGTCGTTCCGGTGTTGTTCCCCTCTTTCGTCGCTTTTGTGTTCCAGCCGAACCGATAGACGAGATGGTGCACCGCGGGCATCGCTTCGACGGCCGGCATCGTCGAAGGCGCCGCCGAAGCCGCAGGAGTCTGGTCTGCCCCCGCGGGTGACGTCGCCAGCATCGCAGCGATGGTGAAAGCACCAATGAGTAGCTTGTTCATGTAGGTCTCCTCCGCGATCTCGCGAGAAATCCCCGGGCTGCACACGCGGTTGCCCTTGCGTGAGGGCGCAATTCGCGACTTCCCATTGCTCAGCCTGGGTCCACGAACGACTGGATCGCACTGCGTCTGCGCGACGGGAAACAGGCCCCGCTTTAGTTAACCTTAACCCTCCCCTGCTAGCCTAGGACCAGATGAAGTATCTCAATCGGGATCTCTCGTGGCTCGACTTCGACGCGCGAGTCTTGGCGTTGGCCGAGAACGAGTCGGTGCCGCTGCTCGAGCGCGTGCGCTTCCTCGCTATTTTCAGCCGCAATCTCGACGAGTTCTTCCAGGTCCGCATCGGCGGCCTGCACGAGCAACTGCGTGAGGGCGTCGGCGGCACGAGCTCCGACGGCCTGACGATCACCGAGCAGCTCGACATCATCAAGCCGCGCACCGAGCAGCTGGTGGAGCGCAGCGCCCGCATCTTCGCCGAGCAGCTCAAACCCGCGCTCGCGCAGGCGGGCATCAGGTTCGCGGACTGGTCCGAACTGAACGAGAGCGATCGCGCGCATCTCGACAAGATGTTCTACGAGCAGATCTTCCCGGTGCTCACCCCGCTGGCGGTCGATCCCGGCCATCCGTTCCCGTATATCTCCAACCTGTCGCTCAATCTCGCCGTCGTCGTGGGCGACCCCGCCGCGGCCGAGCCGCGCATCGCCCGCCTCAAAGTCCCGCCGCTGCTGCCGCGCTTCGTACGCATGCCCGACGGCGAACGCTTCGTGCCGGTCGAGCAGATAATCGCCGCACATCTCGACTCGCTGTTCCCGGGCATGGAGATCGTCGAGAGCCACGCGTTCCGCATCACTCGCAACGCCGACTTCGCGCTCAAAGAAGATGAAGCCGAAGATCTGCTCGAGGCCGTCGAATCCGTCCTGCGCATGCGGCGGCGTTCGCCGGACGCGGTGCGTCTTGAGATCGCGCGTGCGATGTCGGATGACGTGCGCAGCCTGTTGATGCGCGAGCTCGAGCTCGACAATTCCGATGTCTACGTGGTCGACGGCCCGCTGGATCTGGGCGGCCTGTGGGCGATCGCCGACCTCGATCGACCGGCGCTCAAGTACGAGCCGTGGCTGCCGCTCA includes the following:
- a CDS encoding aldo/keto reductase: MQNATALRTSTFGPLKTNVPVIGQGTWQMHAAGARAAGAVNALALGIELGMTHIDTAEMYGDGRAEEIVGDAIAGKPRKDLFVVSKVLPQNASYDGTLRACRRSLKRLRTDYLDVYLLHWRGRHPLEETMSAFERLVDEGLIRALGVSNFDVDDMEEARAALTRHPLACNQVLYHLEERSIEHRVLPYCQSNDIALVAYSPFGHGDFGTGSSKGAQALAAIGQRHGATPRQVALAFLTRHPDSFTIPKAERQDHVRENAGAGDLTLTRDDIAAIDAAFPLGRNAGLPTL
- a CDS encoding DUF1036 domain-containing protein, which codes for MRKYALFFAAALALTVAAALHPVPAQASFKVCNDYKEHISSAVAYYSAEYDYFISEGWWSLDPGQCKTAMAGDLKVKYVYVYAMNDNNSWEWGGDYKMCVNPDDPFTLYNAQNKCPFVYKSFREVDTGESNTFTYTFK
- a CDS encoding quinone oxidoreductase, which translates into the protein MNAIVINAYGGPEALTHKDMPIPTPGPDEALVRMTAIGVNFIDIYQRMGLYPGTLPFIAGNEGAGRVEAIAPGTSGASVGDRVAFWNVRGAYAGYVVAPVDKLVKVPNDIDDQTAAAVLLQGMTAHYLTRSTYALRKGDAALVHAAAGGVGLLLTQMAHRIGARVFGTVSTDEKAALAREAGADEVILYTRQDFETEVKRLTSNAGVHVVYDSVGKTTFEKGLDCLRPRGMMVSYGQSSGKAPAIEPLRLVKGSLFLTRPTLVDYVATPEELRTRADDVFGMIERGELHVRIGHVYKLADAAQAHRDLEARKTTGKLILVP
- a CDS encoding peptide ABC transporter substrate-binding protein, which produces MARSLTALVIVLAFAGCTKIQTAVAPRAGAGNAWTIPGTLRIASRQEPDNLNPMLGTEVIDKDLSMFWGGYLFNWSDRNELVPELAAEVPTLANGGVSKDGLTITYHLRRGVKWQDGAPFGADDVIFTWTQQLNPDNPVISRLGFDDISRIDKLDGYTIAVRLKRRFSPFVNMFFTMSNNPVAVLPKHLLAKYHDLTRVAFNRQPVGTGPFRVVEFVHGSHITFEANPLYWRGPPKLKRIEWQIVGNDNTILTLLESHGIDFYYRATEGLAPSLRSIPGTRVIIYPFTQFADIGINASHPPLDDVRVRQALAYATDRTELIDKVSHGIDALGDTDQPSFFWAHDDNAMKYPYDPTRAAALLDDAGWKRGADGMRYKEGKPLQLQMTGFTGSSTVSGAQVVIQQQWRALGVDIQIKDWPSNELYATLANGGVEQSGKYDVAYEEWANGIDPDESILVTCTMAPPAGWNIYHFCSKRLDAAEADALTTYDQARRKADYAVVQEEMTRELPFIIIWYVRRMDVINTDFHDYKPAHAVTPFWNTWEWSI
- a CDS encoding creatininase family protein; translated protein: MAIEYHYGSLTWPQVKEAAAARKVAVVPVAVLEDHGRHLPIDTDLLLCNAVCERAVAACADRAVLVPAINHGYTPHHMDFPGPITIGWQTFIAYGVDVCRSLAHHGFTRILIVNGHGSNTPFVDIIARLTVVETGALAAAVNYWNAPGVHEVAEDLRESDKIGGMNHACEFETSIYLALRPDLVDMSKAVRELSHRPTVNYWTDLVGGDGPLAMMEHWSALSESGVMGDPTVASAQKGERLLAAAARGVVELVDEMRARPDAKRVDHH
- a CDS encoding GntR family transcriptional regulator codes for the protein MPAIFTVDPRSGVPIYLQIVEQVKRSVALGVLAPHEQLPTVKQLAADLIVNPNTVARAYRELERDGVIETMAGRGSFIAGTGTVAGAKRAVADVADQAIVQAVREGKSMGLARDEMKVLFERALDRWYPTHASEENAAS
- a CDS encoding ABC transporter ATP-binding protein — its product is MTTEHTPMISVHALSKRYGRTLAVDDVSFSINRGSIFGLLGTNGAGKTTTFKCVLGLAFPDAGEVRFDGERLRPELFERMSYVPETSALYGWMTGREHLEMTKRSFRRYDAARAQMLLDLFAFDVKKKAKQLSKGQQSALALTMAFSIRPDILVLDEPSSGLDPVHQRHVLDLMIDAAAGGATILFSSHQIGQVERAADHVAIMHKGKVLLAGDVEELRAGEKVVEATFDGDAPAIAALDGDPHVRRVMRQGRVLRAYIRDGGNGVANLIDAAKPASLRVLNQNLEDIFLAAVGDDSGAAMATLNREN